A window of Cydia fagiglandana chromosome Z, ilCydFagi1.1, whole genome shotgun sequence genomic DNA:
GGCAAATACCTTATGTAGTAGTTCTATAGAGCTCACAAAGATAACTAGTTCAAGTATGTGTTTAAATTATAGTTTTTAATTGCGTAATTTAAGTCGACGTCGAGtcgaaattttaattttttaagttATTCTAATTCTCTATTTCCAAGTACTAGgtaacaaaaaagcaaaaatagaACGCCAGGTGGGCAATTTTTTGCAGCTTATAGTTTCTCACAGCTACCACACTGGAGAATTccgaaaaatattaaaatgcaGCACTAACACTTTAAACAGACTTCTGCCTTGATTTATGAAGAATAAAAGTCAAGAAACGAGTCTTCTTATACCTCCTTTTTTCATGATtcccaaatataaataaataatagtagttaCTTGTTTTCGGAAGATCTGAAGACTATTGCAACACCGCATGTAGTTAACTAACCATGATGATAGCTAATTATTTCCTAGCACAAGGGTAAGTTAACTAGACGGGGTCGCAACTGGTACTGAAGAGGCACGATTGACGAGTATCGCTGCAGGCAACTGGGCCGCTGCTATTTCCACGCGAACCTTACATTAAATACCTACTACTCGTAGCACATACTTCCTTTACCTGTCACATCGCTCAATAATCTTCAATCGATTTCATACTACAGCGCaggttaataataaaatttccaCGTATTCGTTACACAAGACAATAAAACAGTTCTGTAAAatgataaactatatatttaGTTACTCTAAAACTGTTATAATTACATCGCATAATTATTTACAACATCTCGCTCGacaaagtttattaaataaagtgcattattatattaaacttacTGAATTATAAGTAACACGAAACTTAATTCGCCAATAACGAATTAAGTTTATGAGATTCGATACTTGTAATGTTGAAGAATATTATCATAGTGTCTCGTGTTAGTCGAACTATTTCGATTGATTGAGATTCTGAttgaacatatttatttacttatttgataTAATGCAAAGACTTGCAACAATTAACACTAATTGCTTATAGCAATAATATTCGTCATATATAGGCAAATTTTAATTCGTAGGTAATTCACGATTCATAAGGAGAAAAATGGAATGAGTCTGTCTAGGTAATTAAAATAAAGGCACTTAGCAATAAAAATGATGACACACGGCGATTTGACTTGTCGAGTGCAAAGAACTCCCGTCGTCGGTCGGCACGCATGATATGTAACTTAGAATAGTACAGTACAACACACTTGTTATTTCATCGTTCGGTTCGGATGCCGACACTGGTCTAGGAGTTGAGTTCCGCTCTCCTGCAGGTCCGCACGTTGACCGGGAAGAAGACGTTCAGCTCGATGAGAGTGGCCAGCACGAGGAACATGGCGTACATGGCCAGGCAGGCGCGCCCCACCGCCGCGTCCAGCTTAAACTTGTTGAACCAAAACGTCAAGTACAGCATCAGCAGCGTTGAGAGCAATGATATGGCAGAGTACTCCAGCCCCATTGAGTTAATTTTTACCTGTTAACAATACCCAATTTTAAGATACATCTTTCCTGATAATCAAAGAATTAACACAGAAATCGCTTTGCAATACTATCATTGACATGGACGCATAGCTACTTTCGCACAGACaatagttaaataaattgaaataatcgCTTTTAAATTGACTTTCGCCTTAGcaaaactattttttaaattctgACCAGATAGAGTCCAGGTTCGGCAGGTGTGAGCGACGCCTTGATAAGCCACGGAAGCCCCAGGCACAGCAGGATGTCGAAGGTGTTAGAACCAATCGAATTGCTAATTCCCATTGAACCGTGACCTGCGGAAATTAAATCTTAGTTGTATTGTATAGTATTATACTTAATACTAATAGTAgtagtataattaattattaatgagTATGAGTTATTCGAAAGACAATAgtttgtacctatatttttactttcTGTCTCAGAAATCATTTTAAGGGGAAAAGGAAACAAAAACCATTTAGAGCCGAAATTTCAATACTTATAGGTAGtattataaacaaaaatataaaaagtactTCAAAAGTAAAACTTCCTAGTGCcgaaacgtatcactttctacCCGTTACATAGATAAACAATTAGCTACTTTCAGAGCTTGATACAAAAAAATCATTAGTTACCTTGCTTAGCGACAATAACACTCGATACGGCCTCAGGCACCGAGGTCCCAGCAGCGAGGAACGTTATACCCATCACGGAATCAGGTATCATTAATGTATCccctaaataataataaacaaaactcaattaatttacattatGTCCATATTTGCGTTAAATTACCATAATGGCCGGCTAGGTACGTGCGAAGTTGGCGGTGGGAGAAATACCTACAAGCGGCGCCAACTCACGACATGGTGAGAATATGAACTTTCATGGTACTTACATCTTCATGTACAACGGATAAAAGTTGTTTAGGTACTAATAAGTACGCAATAgcgtttatatatttttttacgcgTACAACGGAATATTCCaaagtttaataaaatgtgAAGTCGCAATTGAAGGGTATCAAGGTAAGTGGAAGAAGCAAACAAAATTTGCTGCGGAGCATACCTAACACATATTTGTGTGTGTTTACAAATCGAATCCAAATTACAGCTAATAAAAAGAGGTCTTTAAGGTCAATTCAAAATCATTAGTTAAAAGTCCAGCAAACTTGAAGATGGAACTCAAAATTTCCACCAACTGCTAATTAAGTGTTGCAGTTTTGTGAGTAAAAAGCTATTTAGTCAAAGAATAAAGACAGGCTTTCCGAACTGGCAGCGACAAGAGCCCAACTGGTAAATGAATACCTACATGATGATGAACTATACTATCTCACATATTGTTtgactaaaggatgactcacgttagaccgggccgtgtccgggccggagcttccggagcttacttttctatgacatgacaggcgatcacgtgatgctttccatagaaaacgatgcgccggaagctccgggccggacacggcccggtctaacgtgagtcatcctttacgtaCCTATTATAGTTATCATCCAGGCGACTACGTAAGACAGTGATCCAATCCAAACGATACACATAATGAACGTTAAAGGAAACCAATTTTTGAAACGTGGCTTTTCACAATCTGGAATTGTGAACAAAAACACCAAGTGGATAGGCCACGTGACGAACCATGTTGTCTGAaaggataaaaaataattaatcttACCATCCTgacacaattttaattttatcattaaaatacattacaattatttatttatttatttaaaactttattacacaaaagaataacttaatgtacaaaaggcgaacttaatgccatgaggcattctctaccagtcaaccttaaggcccAGCAGATAATATTGTGTATTATgaatctcggagtaattaataacggagacgccatgtctaaaattttcggtacaaaatagtctgccgttttttgcgggggaggggcacatcaaatgtatgggtacgtcatgtcagataaacgtcagtccatacatatggttgaccattggccgcctattttcgacagaggggaacgcctgttaatggcggctccattgttaattactcctaGATTATGAATAATACACTAAATTGCAGCGAATGTGCTATGGACAAAGGTATTCCACAGAACTGAACAGAACTTGTAATTACCTGCGTAAACCAGCTCCTTTTAAATGGGAATTTCCATAAAGAGTGTTCATATTCATCCGAGACGGATTTTGCGGTCTCCGGGGGCACATGGTGCGGGCTATCATCCGCGTAAGCAATATCATCACTTGCTTTCTCAATCTCTACGCTGATTACTTTATTCTGTTCATCAACTTCTAGTGGTTTTCCACATTCTTTATCGTTATTGTAAAGTGGTATTATTGTT
This region includes:
- the LOC134678873 gene encoding sodium/potassium/calcium exchanger 3 — protein: MNTSDRDGYLQGRNCTPPAIDDFPAELFTESQRQHGAVVIHILISLYLFIALAVVCDKFFVPAVDRICHALNMSNDVAGATFMAAATSAPELFVNVIGTFITEGDIGVGTIVGSAVFNILAVAACCGIGAGMVVPLDWWPLTRDCLAYGITVSILICIMHDEYVLWYEAFLLVMLYGVYICIMYYDKSIQNFAKGSWKCLKNFMNKTDEKSDNIIEIKDTKTASTTKIESPEHCQHNGNVKTIIPLYNNDKECGKPLEVDEQNKVISVEIEKASDDIAYADDSPHHVPPETAKSVSDEYEHSLWKFPFKRSWFTQTTWFVTWPIHLVFLFTIPDCEKPRFKNWFPLTFIMCIVWIGSLSYVVAWMITIIGDTLMIPDSVMGITFLAAGTSVPEAVSSVIVAKQGHGSMGISNSIGSNTFDILLCLGLPWLIKASLTPAEPGLYLVKINSMGLEYSAISLLSTLLMLYLTFWFNKFKLDAAVGRACLAMYAMFLVLATLIELNVFFPVNVRTCRRAELNS